In Atopobium sp. oral taxon 416, the genomic stretch GAGGAAGGGGGATCTCGAGGAGATAGCCCGCACACAGCGGCGGATGAGGTTCGCTTCGTGACGGCTCGCAGGGGCGTTTGCTTATGAGGCAATTTACACACGATTTCGGACTTGACTTGACTGAGCCATGACAGGGGAATGATTCCCCCATAGTGCCCTATTGACAGTTTGGCAAGGCGAGTATAGCGTTATAAAATAGACTCTGGTACACGTCTCCCAGAAGATGGCGATATAAGGACATGTATTTCGGCTGGGGCTGGCTGTGCCTATATTTTTTCGTGGGTGAAACACAGTGCTGTTCTTTTTTGTATGCATATTGCTATGGTCTTTAGTGGGGGTTGGGGTTCTGTTGAGACGGCCTGACAATCACATCGTGTCGTTTGACGGGCGAGAATAGACAGAAGGGCAATCATACTCTCATCATGAAGTTCGAGGATTCTGTGACTAAGCTTGAAAACTGTGGGGACACGCTTGTCGTGGCGCATAATGGATCCCATGGTGCCTACGAAGTGGGCAAGCGTACCTTTGACGTCCTGTCCCCCCTCTTTGTGATTGTGGAGTTCTCGTGGCTCTTCGCTCTGATAGCCCTTGCCATCAAGTTGGATGATTCCCAGGGGGTCGTTATCTTCAGGCAGACACGCGTGGGAAAGAAAGGGGACAGGACCTTCAGTATGTGGAAGTTTCGTTCCATGTGTTCCGATGCGAAGGAGCGGCTTGCGGGGCTCATGCGTTACAACGAGAAGGATGGTCCCGCCTTCAAAATGGCGCACAACCCTAGGGACACACGTGTCGGTCACTTCATATGTAAGACATCCTTGGACGAGCTCCCCCAGTTCTTCAACGTACTCTTTGGACAGATGCCAATCGTGGGGTCTCATCGGGCGCTACCCAGCGAGGTTGCCCAGTACGCGCCTTACCAGCCCCACCGCCTCCTCTGCGATGCTGGTATCACCAGCTACTGGCAAGTCCAGCGCAACCGTGACAGTCTTACCTTCAATGAATGGGTCGGCCTCCTCTACGTGAAGACCCGATCCTTCTTCACCGACTTGAAACTCATATTTCGGACAGTGGGCATGATCCTCATTGCGCGGGGATGCTAGCTGGCCTGTGGGTATGAGGATTGCCATGCTGGGACATAAACGCGTGCCATCGCGCGAGGGTGGCGTGGAAGTTGTAGTGACAGAGCTTGCCACGCGGATGGCCGCCCTCGGCCACGATGTGACCGTCTACAATCGCCAGGATCATGACGTGGCCGGCAGAGGCCTGGATCCCGTGGCGCCGGAGGAGTACGAAGGCGTTCGGATCAAGACGGTGCCCACTGTCGACGTGAGGGGACTTGCCGCTGCAAGTTCTTCGTACTTCGCGGTCCGCGCTGCCGTCGCCGACAGGCCAGACGTCATCCACTTCCATGCGGAGGGCCCCTGTGTCATGATTCCTCTGGCCCGTCGCGCGCACATCCGCAGCGTTGCCACGATACACGGACTCGACTGGCAACGTGCCAAGTGGGGCAGGCTCGCCTCGGGCTATCTGAGGCATGGGGAGCGTCTCGCCGCCGCCCAGGCCGATGAGCTTATTGTCCTCAGTAGGAACGTCCAGGACTACTTCCGTGACACCTACGGTCGCGAGGCGCACTACATCCCCAACGGAGTGACGGTGAAGGCACCGGTTCCTGTGCAGACCATCGCGTCCAAGTATGGTCTCTCGGCAGCCTCCTACGTCCTTTTCGTGGGACGCATCGTTCCCGAGAAGGGCGTCCACTACCTCATAGAGGCCTGGCGAGGCGTGCGGACGGACAAGCGTCTTGTTATCGCTGGTGGCCCATCCGACTCCCAGGCGTACTTCAACCGGATGAGGGACCTTGCGGGTGATGACCCTTCCATCCTCTTCACGGGCTTCGTGCAGGGTCGCGAGCTCGAGGAGCTCTACAGCAACGCCTACCTATACGTGCTTCCCTCAGATCTCGAGGGCATGCCTATGAGTCTCCTCGAGGCGATGTCATATGGCAACTGCTGTCTCACAAGCGACATAGCGGAGTGCGCCGAAACCCTCAGTAGTGCGGGAGCCATGTTTCCGAGGGGGGACGTGGTGGCGCTGCGGAGCTCCCTCATTCAACTACTCAAGAATCCGGCGCACGTCTCTTCGCTAGGCATCCAGGCGCGCATGTACGTGTCGTTTGCCTATGGGTGGGACGCCGTTGTAGCACGGACGCTTGCCCTCTATCGGGGGGGGGGGGGGGGGGGGGGGGGGGGTGAGCTCCTCGCCTATATGAGAGTGCTGCTCGTGAACAAGTTCCACTATCCTAAGGGAGGGGCAGAGACCTATTACTTCGCACTCGGCGAGCGACTGGAGCAGATGGGCCATGATGTGGCCTACTTCTCCATGCGGCACCCTTCGAACGTGCCCTGTGCGCAGGATGCGTACTTTGTCACCCAGCGTGAGTACAATGAGGCCCAAAACCCCATCAAGACATTACGGGACGGATGGTCGTTGGTGTATTCCCGCGAGGCTCGCAACAGCTTTGACGCGCTCCTGCGGGACTTCAGACCTGATGTGGTCCACCTGAACAACGTGCATCGCCAGATCACCCTCTCGATACTCGATGCACCCTCGCTTGGGGCCACTCCCGTTCTCTATACGGCACACGATTACATCACCGTGTGCCCCAATTACCTCATGCTCGATGGCGCCGGCGAG encodes the following:
- a CDS encoding sugar transferase; this translates as MTKLENCGDTLVVAHNGSHGAYEVGKRTFDVLSPLFVIVEFSWLFALIALAIKLDDSQGVVIFRQTRVGKKGDRTFSMWKFRSMCSDAKERLAGLMRYNEKDGPAFKMAHNPRDTRVGHFICKTSLDELPQFFNVLFGQMPIVGSHRALPSEVAQYAPYQPHRLLCDAGITSYWQVQRNRDSLTFNEWVGLLYVKTRSFFTDLKLIFRTVGMILIARGC
- a CDS encoding glycosyltransferase, with amino-acid sequence MLGHKRVPSREGGVEVVVTELATRMAALGHDVTVYNRQDHDVAGRGLDPVAPEEYEGVRIKTVPTVDVRGLAAASSSYFAVRAAVADRPDVIHFHAEGPCVMIPLARRAHIRSVATIHGLDWQRAKWGRLASGYLRHGERLAAAQADELIVLSRNVQDYFRDTYGREAHYIPNGVTVKAPVPVQTIASKYGLSAASYVLFVGRIVPEKGVHYLIEAWRGVRTDKRLVIAGGPSDSQAYFNRMRDLAGDDPSILFTGFVQGRELEELYSNAYLYVLPSDLEGMPMSLLEAMSYGNCCLTSDIAECAETLSSAGAMFPRGDVVALRSSLIQLLKNPAHVSSLGIQARMYVSFAYGWDAVVARTLALYRGGGGGGGGGELLAYMRVLLVNKFHYPKGGAETYYFALGERLEQMGHDVAYFSMRHPSNVPCAQDAYFVTQREYNEAQNPIKTLRDGWSLVYSREARNSFDALLRDFRPDVVHLNNVHRQITLSILDAPSLGATPVLYTAHDYITVCPNYLMLDGAGEVCDACLGGRFGQCVARCCIKGSRAKSVLAAVEAKYIQLHRLNERIDRVIAPSRFMRSKLVEGGWPDDKVVWMQNFASDAIYDQARAQGADNTDYEHPYLLFFGRISKEKGVDVLVRAFQGVIDTLPDSWHMVIAGEGPERTAVEALSKNMPGANRVEFVGFQQGDALRVNIERASLAVTASRWRENMPYSVIEAFGAGTPVIGSRIGGIPELVMDGKTGLLCEPGDVRSLADAIMRGVQLCSDIVDYHAMQQRCKDYVLDHCSQDAYMESLVHLYEGLIDAES